A window from Salvelinus fontinalis isolate EN_2023a chromosome 8, ASM2944872v1, whole genome shotgun sequence encodes these proteins:
- the LOC129860816 gene encoding microphthalmia-associated transcription factor-like isoform X1, which translates to MQAESGIVPDFEVGEEFQEEPKTYYELKSQPLKKNSNPSDQPCSSSKPPLGSSTTTSRILLRQQLMREQLQEQERREQQRRQASSTSQYPQITAAHNHTHGQTPAINVSAPPSLPPVSQLPMEVLKVQTHLENPTKYHIQQAQQQQVKRYLGKIGSLPCPNQPADHGGMPPGPGNSAPNSPMALLTLNINCEKEMDDVIDDIISLESSYNDDILGLMDPRLQMANMITVNTNLLELYGNQGMPPPGLAINSCPANLPNIKREYSVSQSPAIMHMDKSESCGKFENYQRPEGYPVEAEVRAMAKERQKKDNHNLIERRRRFNINDRIKELGTMIPKSSDPDMRWNKGTILKASVDYIRKLQREQQGAKELENRQKKLEHINRHLMMRIQELEMQARAHGLTTDSSALCSAELSARGIKQEPALGDFHQDLYPVDPQHQHHPACTPDQVQSTTLELNDEASPYTEGHGGISGELRMDDTLSPVGGGDPLLSSVSPGASKDSSCSGSISMEENDHGC; encoded by the exons TAATCCTTCAGACCAGCCATGCTCATCTTCCAAGCCCCCATTGGGCTCCTCGACCACGACATCACGGATCCTGCTGCGGCAGCAGTTGATGCGAGAGCAGCTCCAGGAGCAGGAGCGGCGGGAGCAGCAGAGACGCCAGGCCTCCTCCACCTCGCAGTACCCCCAGATCACCGCCGCCCACAATCACACGCACGGCCAGACACCGGCCATCAATGTCAGCGCTCCTCCCAGTCTGCCCCCTGTATCCCAGCTGCCCATGGAGGTGCTGAAG gtGCAAACTCACCTGGAGAACCCCACCAAGTACCACATCCAGCAGGCCCAGCAGCAGCAGGTGAAGCGCTACCTGGGCAAGATTGGCTCCCTGCCCTGCCCTAACCAGCCCGCTGACCACGGGGGCATGCCTCCGGGGCCGGGCAACAGTGCCCCCAACAGCCCCATGGCCTTACTCACCCTCAACATCAACTGCGAGAAAGAG ATGGATGATGTCATTGATGACATAATTAGTCTGGAATCTAGTTATAACGATGATATCCTTGGATTAATGGATCCACGGCTTCAGATGGCCAATATG ATCACTGTCAACACTAACCTCTTGGAACTGTATGGTAACCAGGGCATGCCCCCTCCAGGACTGGCCATCAACTCCTGCCCTGCCAACTTGCCCAACATCAAAAGGGAAtactcag TTTCCCAATCTCCGGCCATTATGCACATGGACAAGTCAGAATCATGTGGCAAGTTTGAGAACTATCAGAGGCCTGAAGGGTATCCTGTAG AAGCAGAGGTCAGGGCAATGGCAAAGGAAAGACAGAAGAAGGATAACCATAATTTGA TTGAGAGAAGACGGAGGTTTAACATCAATGACCGGATCAAAGAATTGGGAACCATGATTCCAAAATCAAGTGACCC GGATATGCGTTGGAACAAAGGCACCATTCTCAAGGCGTCGGTGGACTACATCAGGAAGCTACAGCGGGAGCAACAGGGGGCCAAAGAGCTGGAGAACAGGCAGAAGAAGCTGGAGCACATCAATAGACACCTGATGATGCGGATACAG GAGTTGGAGATGCAGGCTCGTGCCCATGGTCTGACCACAGACTCGTCTGCCCTCTGCTCAGCGGAGCTCTCAGCCCGAGGCATCAAGCAGGAGCCAGCCCTGGGAGATTTCCACCAGGATCTGTACCCTGTCGACCCCCAGCACCAACACCACCCAGCCTGCACTCCAGACCAGGTTCAGTCCACCACCTTGGAGCTCAATGATGAAGCCTCTCCCTACACTGAGGGCCACGGGGGAATCTCAGGCGAGCTCCGGATGGACGACACCTTGTCCCCGGTGGGAGGGGGAGACCCCCTGCTCTCCTCTGTCTCGCCCGGGGCCTCTAAGGACAGCAGCTGCTCAGGCAGCATAAGCATGGAAGAGAACGACCATGGCTGTTAG
- the LOC129860816 gene encoding microphthalmia-associated transcription factor-like isoform X2, with protein MQAESGIVPDFEVGEEFQEEPKTYYELKSQPLKKNSNPSDQPCSSSKPPLGSSTTTSRILLRQQLMREQLQEQERREQQRRQASSTSQYPQITAAHNHTHGQTPAINVSAPPSLPPVSQLPMEVLKVQTHLENPTKYHIQQAQQQQVKRYLGKIGSLPCPNQPADHGGMPPGPGNSAPNSPMALLTLNINCEKEMDDVIDDIISLESSYNDDILGLMDPRLQMANMITVNTNLLELYGNQGMPPPGLAINSCPANLPNIKREYSVSQSPAIMHMDKSESCGKFENYQRPEGYPVAEVRAMAKERQKKDNHNLIERRRRFNINDRIKELGTMIPKSSDPDMRWNKGTILKASVDYIRKLQREQQGAKELENRQKKLEHINRHLMMRIQELEMQARAHGLTTDSSALCSAELSARGIKQEPALGDFHQDLYPVDPQHQHHPACTPDQVQSTTLELNDEASPYTEGHGGISGELRMDDTLSPVGGGDPLLSSVSPGASKDSSCSGSISMEENDHGC; from the exons TAATCCTTCAGACCAGCCATGCTCATCTTCCAAGCCCCCATTGGGCTCCTCGACCACGACATCACGGATCCTGCTGCGGCAGCAGTTGATGCGAGAGCAGCTCCAGGAGCAGGAGCGGCGGGAGCAGCAGAGACGCCAGGCCTCCTCCACCTCGCAGTACCCCCAGATCACCGCCGCCCACAATCACACGCACGGCCAGACACCGGCCATCAATGTCAGCGCTCCTCCCAGTCTGCCCCCTGTATCCCAGCTGCCCATGGAGGTGCTGAAG gtGCAAACTCACCTGGAGAACCCCACCAAGTACCACATCCAGCAGGCCCAGCAGCAGCAGGTGAAGCGCTACCTGGGCAAGATTGGCTCCCTGCCCTGCCCTAACCAGCCCGCTGACCACGGGGGCATGCCTCCGGGGCCGGGCAACAGTGCCCCCAACAGCCCCATGGCCTTACTCACCCTCAACATCAACTGCGAGAAAGAG ATGGATGATGTCATTGATGACATAATTAGTCTGGAATCTAGTTATAACGATGATATCCTTGGATTAATGGATCCACGGCTTCAGATGGCCAATATG ATCACTGTCAACACTAACCTCTTGGAACTGTATGGTAACCAGGGCATGCCCCCTCCAGGACTGGCCATCAACTCCTGCCCTGCCAACTTGCCCAACATCAAAAGGGAAtactcag TTTCCCAATCTCCGGCCATTATGCACATGGACAAGTCAGAATCATGTGGCAAGTTTGAGAACTATCAGAGGCCTGAAGGGTATCCTGTAG CAGAGGTCAGGGCAATGGCAAAGGAAAGACAGAAGAAGGATAACCATAATTTGA TTGAGAGAAGACGGAGGTTTAACATCAATGACCGGATCAAAGAATTGGGAACCATGATTCCAAAATCAAGTGACCC GGATATGCGTTGGAACAAAGGCACCATTCTCAAGGCGTCGGTGGACTACATCAGGAAGCTACAGCGGGAGCAACAGGGGGCCAAAGAGCTGGAGAACAGGCAGAAGAAGCTGGAGCACATCAATAGACACCTGATGATGCGGATACAG GAGTTGGAGATGCAGGCTCGTGCCCATGGTCTGACCACAGACTCGTCTGCCCTCTGCTCAGCGGAGCTCTCAGCCCGAGGCATCAAGCAGGAGCCAGCCCTGGGAGATTTCCACCAGGATCTGTACCCTGTCGACCCCCAGCACCAACACCACCCAGCCTGCACTCCAGACCAGGTTCAGTCCACCACCTTGGAGCTCAATGATGAAGCCTCTCCCTACACTGAGGGCCACGGGGGAATCTCAGGCGAGCTCCGGATGGACGACACCTTGTCCCCGGTGGGAGGGGGAGACCCCCTGCTCTCCTCTGTCTCGCCCGGGGCCTCTAAGGACAGCAGCTGCTCAGGCAGCATAAGCATGGAAGAGAACGACCATGGCTGTTAG